The Amycolatopsis umgeniensis DNA segment GACCTCGACGAACGCCAGATCCCCCTGCAGCGCGCCCTCGCCAAGGCCCGGCACGGTCACCGACTTCCCGGTCAAGGCCGCCGCCGCGAAGAAGTAGCTCGACGTCGAGGCGTCCGGCTCGATCTCGTAGCGACAGGCCTGATACGGCGTGGGCGGCACGACGAACGTGTCGCCGTCCCGGACGACCTCGACGCCGAAGCGCCGCATCATCGCGATGGTGATCTCGACGTAAGGCACCGAGACGAGGTCGGTGACGGTGATCCGCAGTCCCTCCGCGGTCAGCGGCCCGACCAGCAGCAACGCGGTCAGGAACTGCGACGACAGCCCCGCGTCCAGCGTCAGGTCCCCGCCTTTGATCCCGTCGGCCCGCACCACCAGCGGATGGTGCCCCGGCTCGCCTTCGAAGGTGAGATCGACGCCCAGTTCCAGCAGCGCGTCCGTCAGCGGCCCCAGCGGCCGGGCGCGCATCTGCCCGGAAGCGTCGAAGCGGAAGGTCCCGTGGCCGGCGGCGGCCAGGGCGGGCAGGAAACGCGCGGTGGTGGCACCGTCGCGGCAGAAGACATCGGCGCTGTCGACAGCGGGGCCTTCGGGGCGGCCCTCGATGGTCCACTCGCCGGAAGTACGGGAGACCTGATAACCGAGCTTGAGAAGGCCCTCGGCGAAGCCCTCGGAGTCATCCGAACGCAGCGGCCTGCTCAACACGGTCGTACCGTGGGCGGCGGCCGCGAGGAACAGGCCTCGGGCGGTGATCGACTTCGAACCGGGGATGTCGACGATGGTCACGCCGCGAGCATACGGCGTGCTCGAACGGCGACCTCGCGTGATCAGACGCGGGACACGCGTGATCAGATGGACGACACGCGTGATCAGGAAGCGCGCGGGAGGCGGCGGCCGGGTGGGGCCGATTCGAGCCAGGAGAGGAAACCGGTGAGGGCGCCGGGGCCCATCGCGATCTCGATCGCCTCCTGCGTGGCGGACTCACACCGCAGGACGATCGAACCTTCGGGGACGGCGTACGCCTCCGTGCCGGAGGGATCCCGCCGGTCCGCGATCTCCATGCTCGCCCGCTGGAACACCCGGTCCGGGCCGGTGCGCAGGCTCCACACCCGGAACCAGACGAACTCGTCGCCTTCGTAGCGGCCCAGCCCCAGATGCCAGCTGGACCGCGCCTCGTCCGGACGCCACCGCAGCGCGACGCTCACGCCACCACCGCGGCGCATCCGGACCCATCGCAACGAATACCAGGCCGCGAACACGGCCAGGATGGTCAGGGCCCCGAGAACACCCACGGCGATTTCCACGGCCCGACCCCTGCCCGTCGCCCGGTCAGACCGACTGACCGGCCGCGCGGAGCTGGGCGGTCGCCCTAGCCCGCTCTTGCTCGTCTTCGCCGCTCAGCGCCTTCTTGGCCGCATCGACGTCGATCTCGTGCGAAAGCTCGGCGCTCTCGGCGAGGATGCTCACGCCGGTCGCGGTGACCGACAGGAAGCCGCCGTGCACCGCGGCGGTCACGGTCTCGCCGTCCGTGGTCGTCACCTTCACGACGCCACCCTCGACGAGCTGGCCGAGAACCGGCTCGTGACCGGCCATGATGCCGATCTCGCCCTCGGTGGTCTGGGCCACCACGAACGTGGCGGTACCGGACCAGAGACGGCGCTCGACGGCTACCAGCTCGACAGAAATCTCAGCCACGTAGCTTCCCTTCACTTCAGGTGCTGCCACCGAGTGTAATAGTCAAAGTTCCATCTATGCGAACGGCGGGACCAGCGTCCACAGTAGACACTGATCCCGCCGCTCATCGGAACATCACTTCTTGGTGATTTCCTTGTACTTCTTCTCGAGGTCTTCGAGGCCACCGATACCCAGGAACGCCTGCTCCGGGTAGTGGTCGAAGTCGCCCTTGGTGATGCGGTCGAACGACTCGATGGTCTCCGACAGCGGCACGGTCGAGCCCGGGATGTTCGTGAACGCCTCGGCGACCAGCATGTTCTGCGACAGGAACCGCTCGATGCGGCGCGCGCGCTGAACGGTCAGCTTGTCCTCTTCCGACAGCTCGTCCATACCGAGGATCGCGATGATGTCCTGCAGTTCCTTGTACTTCTGCAGGATCCGGATGACCTCGGAGGCCACGCGGTAGTGGTCCTCACCGACGATGGCCGGGTCGAGGATCGTCGACGTCGACGCCAGCGGGTCCACCGCCGGGAAGATGCCCTTCTGGAAGACGCCACGCGAAAGCTCCGTGGTGGCGTCCAGGTGGGCGAACGTCGCGGCCGGGGCCGGGTCGGTGTAGTCGTCCGCGGGGACGTAGATCGCCTGCATCGAGGTGATCGAACGACCACGGGTCGAGGTGATCCGCTCCTGGAGCTGACCCATCTCGTCGGCCAGCGTCGGCTGGTAACCCACGGCCGAAGGCATGCGGCCCAGCAGGGTCGACACCTCGGAACCGGCCTGGGTGAACCGGAAGATGTTGTCGATGAAGAGCAGCACGTCCTGGTTCTGCACATCGCGGAAGTACTCCGCCATGGTCAGCGCGGACAGCGCGACCCGCATACGGGTGCCCGGCGGCTCGTCCATCTGACCGAAGACGAGGGCGGTGTCGTTGATGACGCCGTCCTCGGACATCTCCAGGAAGAGGTCGTTGCCCTCACGGGTGCGCTCGCCGACACCGGCGAACACCGAGGTACCACCGAAGTTCCGGGCGACACGGGTGATCATCTCCTTGATGAGCACCGTCTTGCCGACGCCGGCACCGCCGAACAGGCCGATCTTGCCGCCCTCGACGTACGGGGTCAGCAGGTCGACGACCTTGAGGCCGGTCTCCAGCATCTTCGTCTTGCCCTCGAGCTGGTCGAAGGAAGGCGGGTTGCGGTGGATGCCCCAGCGCTCGAGGTCCTCACCGTAGCCGGGCTCGTCGAGGCACTCGCCGAGCGCGTTGTAGACGTGGCCCTTGACCTTGTCGCCGACCGGGACCGTGATGGGGCCGCCGGTGTCGATGACCTCGGCACCACGAACCAGGCCGTCCTGCGGCTGGAGCGAAATGGTGCGGACGAGGTTGTCACCGAGGTGACCGGCGACTTCGAGGGTCACCGTCTTGCGCAGCTGCTCGAACTCGATCTCGACCTTGAGCGCGTTGAACTGATCGGGCACGGCACCGCGCGGGAACTCGACGTCGACGACCGGCCCGGTCACCGACACGATGCGCCCCTTGGCGCGCGGGGTTTCAGTACTGGTCATCAATCATCACTTCCTGCTGCGGTGAGCGCGTTCGCGCCACCGACGATTTCGGAGATCTCCTGGGTGATCTGCGCCTGACGGGCCTGGTTCATCTCCCGCGTGAGCGTGCCCACCAGATCGTTCGCGTTGTCCGACGCCGCCTTCATCGCGGTACGGCGGGCCGCGAGTTCCGACGCGGCGGACTCGAGCATCGCCGCGAAGATCCGCGTGTTGATGTACTTCGGCAGCAACGCGGCGAGCAGCTTTTCGGCGTTGGGCTCGAACTCGTAGCTCGAGACCAGGCCTTCGGGCTTCTCCTCGTCGCCTTCGGTGTACTCGACCTCGAGCGGCGCGACACGCTTGGCGGTCGGACGCTGGGTGAGCATCGAGACGAACTCGGTGTAGACGACGTGGATCTCGTCGACGCCGAGGATGCCGTCGGCGTTACCGGCCTCGTCGTCGGCACCGTTCAAGAACGACTCGACGATGAGCTCACCGGCGGTCGAGGCGTTGACGTAGCCGGGCTGGTCGGAGAACCCCGTCCAGCTTTCGGCCACCTCGCGGCCACGGAACCGGTAGTAGCTCAAGCCCTTGTTGCCGGTCACGTACAGCACCGGCTCCTTGCCCTGCTGACGCAGCAGGGTGACGAGCTCTTCGGTCGCCTTCAGCACGTTGGAGTTGTACCCACCGCACTGACCCTTGTCGCTGGTGATCACGAGGACCGCCGCGCGCTTCGGTTCGGCTCGCTCCACCAGCAAGGGGTGGTCGAGGTTGGCCGAGGCGCTGGCCAGCGCGGAGAGCACGTTCGTGATCTCGTCCGCGTAGGGCCGCGACGCCGCGACCTTCGCCCGCGCCTTGGTGATGCGCGCGGTGGCGATGAGCTCCATCGCCTTCGTGATCTTGCCGATGGACTTGGTCGCCTTGATACGCGACCGGAGTTCTCGGAGTTGTGCGGGCATGAGCTACCAGCTCACTTCTTCGGTGCGGGCTTGTTGACCTTGACGGTCTCCTGCCCGACCTTCTCGGCGTCCATGGCGTCGGAGACCTCGGTCAGGCTCTTGCCCTCGGAGGTGGTGAACTCCTTCTTGAACTCGTTCACCGCGTCGACCAGCCCGGAAGCGGTCTCCTTGGAGAACTTGCCCGACTCGCGGATGTCCTTGAGGAGCTCTCCGTGCTTGCGACGCGCGGAGTCGACGAACTCGTCACGGAAGCGGCGCACGTCTTCGGTCGGGACCGTGTCGAAGTGGCCGTTCGTGCCGAGGTACACCGTGACGACCTGCTCTTCGACCGGCATCGGCGAGTACTGCGGCTGCTTGAGCACCTCGTACAGGCGGGCACCACGCTCGAGCTGCGCCTTCGACGCGTCGTCGAGGTCCGAGGCGAAGGCCGCGAAGGCCTCCAGTTCGCGGTACTGCGACAGGTCGATACGGAGCGAACCCGAAACGTCCTTCATCGCCTTGACCTGCGCGGCACCACCCACGCGGGAAACCGAGATACCCACGTCGATGGCCGGGCGCTGACCGGCGTTGAACAGGTCCGACTGGAAGAAGCACTGACCGTCGGTGATCGAGATGACGTTGGTCGGGATGTACGCCGACACGTCGTTCGCCTTGGTCTCGATGATCGGGAGACCGGTCAGCGAGCCCGCGCCCAGCTCGTCCGAGAGCTTGGCGCAGCGCTCGAGGAGACGGGAGTGCAAGTAGAAGACGTCGCCGGGGAAGGCTTCACGGCCCGGCGGGCGACGCAGCAGCAGCGAGATCGCGCGGTAGGCGTCGGCCTGCTTGGTCAGGTCGTCGAACACGATGAGGACGTGCTTGCCCTCGTACATCCAGTGCTGGCCGATGGCCGAGCCGGTGTACGGCGCGATCCACTTGAAGCCGGCGGAGTCCGACGCGGGGGCCGCGACGATGGTCGTGTACTCCATCGCACCGGCGTCCTCGAGGGACTTCTTCACGGCGGCGATCGTGGAGCCCTTCTGGCCGACCGCGACGTAGATGCAGCGAACCTGCTTCTTCGGGTCGCCGGTCTCCCAGTTGGCCTTCTGGTTGATGATCGTGTCCACCGCGACGGCCGTCTTACCGGTCTTGCGGTCACCGATGATCAGCTGGCGCTGTCCACGGCCGATCGGGGTCATCGCGTCGATCGCGGTGATACCGGTCTGCAGCGGCTCGGCCACCGGCTGGCGCTCGACCACCGAAGCGGCCTTGACCTCCAGCGGGCGACGCTCGGTGGTCTCGATCTCGCCGAGGCCGTCGATCGGGGCGCCCAGCGGGTTCACCACGCGGCCGAGGTAGCCCTCGCCGACCGGGACCGAGAGGACCTGACCGGTCCGCTTGACCTGCTGGCCTTCGACGACGGTCTCGAAGTCACCGAGGATCGCGGCACCGATGGAGCGCGCGTCCAGGTTCAGCGCGACGCCGAGGACCCCGCCGGGGAACTCGAGCAGCTCGTTGGCCATCGCCGAGGGAAGGCCCTCGATGTGGGCGATACCGTCACCGGCGTCGACGACGACGCCGACTTCTTCCCGGCTCACGTCCGGGGCGTAACTCGAGACGTAGTTCTCGATCGCGCTACGGATCTCATCCGAGGAGATCGTCAGCTCCGCCATTTCAATCCCGCTCTCGCTTCGTTCGTGCCAGTGTGCAAAGTCGTTGTTAGGGGTCAGCTAGCCAGCCGGCGACGCAGGGCGTCGATGCGCCCCGCGGTGCTGCCGTCGATGACCTCGTCGCCGACGCGGACCACGAGTCCGCCGCCGAGCTTGGGGTCGACCTCGACGTGCAGCGCGAGCTGCCGCCCGTAAAGGGCGTTGAGCTTCTCGCTCAGCCGAGCCTGCTGCTCGTCGGACAGCGCGCTCGCGCTGGTCACCTGGGCGACCGAGCGTTCACGGCGTTCCGCGGCCAGCTGGACCAGCCGCTCGAGGGCGTTGGCGACCCCGCGGCCCTTGGCGCGCAGGACGACCTGCTCGACGAGGGTCTCGGTGACCACGTCCACCTTGTCGGCGAACAGGTTGCGGACGAGGGTCCGCTTCGCCTCCGCGGGGGCTGTCAGGTCGGACAGCGCCCTTTCGAGCTCCGGGGCGCCCGCAACGATACGGGTGACCCGGAACAGCTGGTCTTCGACAGCGTCGATGTTCCCGGACTTCTCCGCACTGGTGAGCAGCGCCGAGCGGCCGAGGGCCTCGAGCCCGTCGGTCAGTTCGCGCGGGCTCGACCAGCGGCTGCCCGCCACGGAGTCGAGCACCTGCAGGGCCGGTTCGGAAACCTTGCCCGCGAGGATCCCGCGGGCGAGGCCGATCCGGGCTTCGGACGAGGACGAACCGTCGGCGACGGCCCGGCGCAGGCCGATCTCCCGGTCCAGCAGGGCGACGACCGAAAGCAACTCGTCGCCGACCGTCGCCGGGTCCGTACCCGCGGCGGCCAGAACCTCGCCGAGACGATTCTCGGCGAGGTCGAGCGCTTCACGGCTCGCAGCATGCAGCGTCATTCTGGTCTACTTCCCCGCTCCGTTGGAGGCACCAGCGGTCTCCAGCTCGGCAAGGAACCGGTCCACGGTGCCGTGGCGGCGCGCGTCGTCCGCGAGCGACTCGCCGACGATGCGGCTGGCCAGCTCGATGGAGTTACGGCCGAGTTCGGCGCGCAGTTCGGCGATGATCTGCGCCTTCTGGGCCTGCAGCTGAGCCTGGCCCTGGGCGACGATGCGCTGGGACTCGGACTCCGCTTCGGCCCGCAGTTCCGCCTTGATCTGCTCGGCTTCGAGCCGGGCGTCGTCGCGGATCTTCGCGGCCTCGGAACGGGCTTCCGCCAGCTGCGCCTTGTACTGCGCAAGGTTTTCTTCGGCTTCGGCCTGCGCCTTCTCGGCTCGCTCGATGCCACCCTCGATCAGCTTGGTCCGCTCCTCGTATGCCGTCTCGAAACGAGGGACGACGTACTTCTTCAGGACGAACAGCAGCAGAAGGAAGGCGATGAAACCGAGGATGAGCTCGGGAACGTGCGGCACGATCGGGTTGGGCACCTCTTCGGCGGCCAACACCAATTCGGTCTTCAGCACAACGTCTCCTTAAGCGATGAGCGAAACTCAGCCCTAGGCGGAGGCGAGGAAGTAGATGACGATACCGATCAGCGCCAGAACCTCGGTCAGAACGAAGGTCGAGAAGGCGATGCTCTGCAGCTTGCCCTGGGCCTCCGGCTGGCGGGCGGTGCCGTTGATGACGGCGGCGAAGATGAGACCCACACCGATACCGGGGCCGATCGCGCCGAGGCCGTAACCGATGGCGGCGAGACCCTTGTTGATGCTGACGGCCTCGGCAGCCTGCTGCGCAAGAACGATGTTGCTCACGTGCGTTTCCCTTCAAACTCGGTCCGCGCGACTCACGCGGATCGGGGGCTTTTGGTGTTCTCTCAGTGCTCCGACGCCAGCGCGGCGCCGATGTACCCTGCGGACAGCAGTGCGAAAATGAATGCCTGCAGGACCTGGATGAATGCCTCCAGGAAGGTCATCGCGATGGCGAACAGGAACGCCACCGGCGACGCGATTTTCACGAGGCCTTCGCCTTCGGTCAGCAGGAAGCTCCCACCGAGCGTGAAGACCATGATGATCAGGTGCCCGGCGAACATCGCCGCGAAGACTCGGATCGCCAGCGTGGCAGGCGCGATGAAGAACTTCTGCGCGAACTCGATGGTGGAGTACAGCGGCAGAACGAACCCGGGAATACCCGCCGGGGCCAGTTCCTTCTTCAGATAACCCTTGAAACCGTGGCGCTTGAACCCGACGTAGTGATACACCGGGTAAACGACAAGGAACGCGAGTGCGACCGGGAAGCCGATTCGCGCCATCGTGGGGAACTGGAAGAACGGGATGATCCCGAAGAGGTTGTTCACCAGCACGAAGCTGAAGAGTCCGAGCACGAGCGGGATGAACGGCTTGAAGTCGGCGGAGCCGATCTGCTCCCGCGCGATGTTGTTGCGGCCGAAGTTGTAAATCGATTCGGCGATGAACTGTCCCTTGCCCGGGACGACCTTCAACCGGCGCGACGACACCATGAAGTAGGTGATGAGGATGATCAGGGAGATGACCACCAGCAACATCGGCTTGGTGAAGCTCAACCAATAGCCGGAACCGAACAACGGCGGCAGGTTGAAGTCTTTGACGCCAGGCGGCGCGAACTCCGCACCCTCGGCTAGTACCAGCGCGCCCACTGGGCTCCTTCCGGTTCTCCCGGCCGGCGTTCACTCCGCCGGGGGAATCGTCACGATCTGGACTTAACGTACCCGACACGTATCGGGCCGTCGGAGGCGGCCACCCCACGATGTGCTGAACACGGCTTCACGTTCCGCACACGAGGATTCTCGATGCAGTGCTCCCGGGAGACAGACGCCTACCAGCGGGTAATGAGGGACGATTCAACACCGTCGCCACACTGCTGTTCGGGGTTCGTCATCAGGAGCCGGCAGCCGAGGCCGCCGCCCATACGCGGACCATATCAGCAGGATCCGACGGGCCGTACAGGCGTACTACATTGCCCCTGATCGGCCGAGGACCTAGGTCCCGCCCCAGGTCAGGACCTGAGTCCCGAAATCAGTGGGAGGCGGGGATGATCGTCGGGATCTTGGTCTTGCGGAACGCCGCGAACTCCACGGCGGCGGCCACGAGAATCGCGACGATCATGGTGACGCCCAGCGCCATCGGGTCGATCGAGGACACTCCGCGGAGCAGGCTCAGCGCCCCGAAAAGAAGGACGATCTTGAGCACGTAACCACCGAGAGCGATCACCATCACGAACATCGGGTCCATGCCCGCGC contains these protein-coding regions:
- the aroA gene encoding 3-phosphoshikimate 1-carboxyvinyltransferase → MTIVDIPGSKSITARGLFLAAAAHGTTVLSRPLRSDDSEGFAEGLLKLGYQVSRTSGEWTIEGRPEGPAVDSADVFCRDGATTARFLPALAAAGHGTFRFDASGQMRARPLGPLTDALLELGVDLTFEGEPGHHPLVVRADGIKGGDLTLDAGLSSQFLTALLLVGPLTAEGLRITVTDLVSVPYVEITIAMMRRFGVEVVRDGDTFVVPPTPYQACRYEIEPDASTSSYFFAAAALTGKSVTVPGLGEGALQGDLAFVEVLRQMGADVEVGPDAVTVTGTGGLRGVTVNMRDISDTVPTLAAIAPFADGPVRIEDVYNTRIKECDRLAACEENLRAMGVPVETGRDWIEIQPSTPTGALVKCRRDHRIAMAFSVTGLRTPGITLDDPGCVKKTFPGFHDALASLRASWDA
- a CDS encoding DUF2550 domain-containing protein; translation: MEIAVGVLGALTILAVFAAWYSLRWVRMRRGGGVSVALRWRPDEARSSWHLGLGRYEGDEFVWFRVWSLRTGPDRVFQRASMEIADRRDPSGTEAYAVPEGSIVLRCESATQEAIEIAMGPGALTGFLSWLESAPPGRRLPRAS
- a CDS encoding F0F1 ATP synthase subunit epsilon, translated to MAEISVELVAVERRLWSGTATFVVAQTTEGEIGIMAGHEPVLGQLVEGGVVKVTTTDGETVTAAVHGGFLSVTATGVSILAESAELSHEIDVDAAKKALSGEDEQERARATAQLRAAGQSV
- the atpD gene encoding F0F1 ATP synthase subunit beta; this encodes MTSTETPRAKGRIVSVTGPVVDVEFPRGAVPDQFNALKVEIEFEQLRKTVTLEVAGHLGDNLVRTISLQPQDGLVRGAEVIDTGGPITVPVGDKVKGHVYNALGECLDEPGYGEDLERWGIHRNPPSFDQLEGKTKMLETGLKVVDLLTPYVEGGKIGLFGGAGVGKTVLIKEMITRVARNFGGTSVFAGVGERTREGNDLFLEMSEDGVINDTALVFGQMDEPPGTRMRVALSALTMAEYFRDVQNQDVLLFIDNIFRFTQAGSEVSTLLGRMPSAVGYQPTLADEMGQLQERITSTRGRSITSMQAIYVPADDYTDPAPAATFAHLDATTELSRGVFQKGIFPAVDPLASTSTILDPAIVGEDHYRVASEVIRILQKYKELQDIIAILGMDELSEEDKLTVQRARRIERFLSQNMLVAEAFTNIPGSTVPLSETIESFDRITKGDFDHYPEQAFLGIGGLEDLEKKYKEITKK
- a CDS encoding F0F1 ATP synthase subunit gamma — translated: MPAQLRELRSRIKATKSIGKITKAMELIATARITKARAKVAASRPYADEITNVLSALASASANLDHPLLVERAEPKRAAVLVITSDKGQCGGYNSNVLKATEELVTLLRQQGKEPVLYVTGNKGLSYYRFRGREVAESWTGFSDQPGYVNASTAGELIVESFLNGADDEAGNADGILGVDEIHVVYTEFVSMLTQRPTAKRVAPLEVEYTEGDEEKPEGLVSSYEFEPNAEKLLAALLPKYINTRIFAAMLESAASELAARRTAMKAASDNANDLVGTLTREMNQARQAQITQEISEIVGGANALTAAGSDD
- the atpA gene encoding F0F1 ATP synthase subunit alpha gives rise to the protein MAELTISSDEIRSAIENYVSSYAPDVSREEVGVVVDAGDGIAHIEGLPSAMANELLEFPGGVLGVALNLDARSIGAAILGDFETVVEGQQVKRTGQVLSVPVGEGYLGRVVNPLGAPIDGLGEIETTERRPLEVKAASVVERQPVAEPLQTGITAIDAMTPIGRGQRQLIIGDRKTGKTAVAVDTIINQKANWETGDPKKQVRCIYVAVGQKGSTIAAVKKSLEDAGAMEYTTIVAAPASDSAGFKWIAPYTGSAIGQHWMYEGKHVLIVFDDLTKQADAYRAISLLLRRPPGREAFPGDVFYLHSRLLERCAKLSDELGAGSLTGLPIIETKANDVSAYIPTNVISITDGQCFFQSDLFNAGQRPAIDVGISVSRVGGAAQVKAMKDVSGSLRIDLSQYRELEAFAAFASDLDDASKAQLERGARLYEVLKQPQYSPMPVEEQVVTVYLGTNGHFDTVPTEDVRRFRDEFVDSARRKHGELLKDIRESGKFSKETASGLVDAVNEFKKEFTTSEGKSLTEVSDAMDAEKVGQETVKVNKPAPKK
- a CDS encoding F0F1 ATP synthase subunit delta, coding for MTLHAASREALDLAENRLGEVLAAAGTDPATVGDELLSVVALLDREIGLRRAVADGSSSSEARIGLARGILAGKVSEPALQVLDSVAGSRWSSPRELTDGLEALGRSALLTSAEKSGNIDAVEDQLFRVTRIVAGAPELERALSDLTAPAEAKRTLVRNLFADKVDVVTETLVEQVVLRAKGRGVANALERLVQLAAERRERSVAQVTSASALSDEQQARLSEKLNALYGRQLALHVEVDPKLGGGLVVRVGDEVIDGSTAGRIDALRRRLAS
- a CDS encoding F0F1 ATP synthase subunit B; the protein is MLKTELVLAAEEVPNPIVPHVPELILGFIAFLLLLFVLKKYVVPRFETAYEERTKLIEGGIERAEKAQAEAEENLAQYKAQLAEARSEAAKIRDDARLEAEQIKAELRAEAESESQRIVAQGQAQLQAQKAQIIAELRAELGRNSIELASRIVGESLADDARRHGTVDRFLAELETAGASNGAGK
- a CDS encoding ATP synthase C chain; the encoded protein is MSNIVLAQQAAEAVSINKGLAAIGYGLGAIGPGIGVGLIFAAVINGTARQPEAQGKLQSIAFSTFVLTEVLALIGIVIYFLASA
- the atpB gene encoding F0F1 ATP synthase subunit A, with the protein product MGALVLAEGAEFAPPGVKDFNLPPLFGSGYWLSFTKPMLLVVISLIILITYFMVSSRRLKVVPGKGQFIAESIYNFGRNNIAREQIGSADFKPFIPLVLGLFSFVLVNNLFGIIPFFQFPTMARIGFPVALAFLVVYPVYHYVGFKRHGFKGYLKKELAPAGIPGFVLPLYSTIEFAQKFFIAPATLAIRVFAAMFAGHLIIMVFTLGGSFLLTEGEGLVKIASPVAFLFAIAMTFLEAFIQVLQAFIFALLSAGYIGAALASEH